In Pseudomonas sp. FP1742, the DNA window CGGAATCCGCCAGGCCACGGTAATCGAACCGGTGATAGTGCCCGCCAGTGCCGCGGCGCCCATTCCCAGCAACGCTGCCGGCAGCACGCTCCAGCCCCAGCCGAGAATCGCCACGCTGACTGTCGACGCCGCCAGCGCCAGCACCGAACCCACCGACAAATCGATGCCGCCGATGATCAATACGAAGGTCATGCCCACCGCCAGCACCATCAGATCGGGAATCTGGTTGGCCAGGGTGCTGAAGGTGTCGTAAGACAGGAAATGGCTGCTCAACACAGAGAACAGCGCGACCATCGCCAGCAAGGCACCGGCCAGGCCCAGGTAAGTGCCGAGGCCGTAAAAATTGCCACTACGTTTGCCGACCAGAGTTGCAGTATTCATGGAAGATCCCTAGGCGCTGCTTCATTGAGCAACGCATCACGTTTTTGGTAGCCGGCGAACGCGGCGGCAAGCAAATCATCCTGGGTCCAGCTGTCGCGCTCGAAGGTCTCGATCAAACGCCCTGCCGACAGCACGCCGATGCGATCGCAGATCAGCATCAGTTCGCGCAGGTCGCTGGACACCACCACCAGTGCTTTGCCCTGACGGGTCAACTCACCGAGCAATGTATAGATGTCGAACTTGGCGCCGACGTCGATGCCTCGGGTCGGCTCGTCGAACAGCATCACCGTGCAGTCGCGTTCGAGCCAACGGCCGATCACCACTTTCTGCTGATTGCCGCCGGACAATTCCGAGACCAATTGCGTCGGGCTGGAGCTGCGAATGCGCATGGCGTCGATCTGACGCTGGGCCAGCGACATCTCGTCACCGTTGTTGACGAAGCCGCCGCTGGAAATCACCGGCATATTGCCCAAGGCAATGTTGGCGCTGATCGATTGCGTCAGCAGCAGGCCTTCGCCCTTGCGATCTTCAGTGATCAACGCAATGCCATGACCGACCGCGTCGGCCGGCGAACGAATATTCACCACCTGAGCCGGCGACCCCAGCGCGACGGTGCCGCTATCGGCCGTATCGGCACCGAAGATCAGGCGCAGCAACTCGGTGCGCCCTGCCCCGATCAAACCGGAGATCCCGAAAATCTCGCCGGCGCGCACTTCGAAGGACACATCGCGAACCTTGTCGGAACGGGTCAGCCCTTTGACCGTCAAGGCCGGAGCACCGATATTGCGCGGGCCCATGTCGATGTGCTCGCCCAGCTCACGGCCGACCATCAGGGTGACCAGTTGCTCGCTGTTGTAATTGGCCATCGGCTCGACACAGACCAGGTTACCGTCGCGCAATACCGCGATGCGCTGGGCCACCCGTGCCAGCTCTTCGAGGCGGTGGGAAATGTAGATGATCGACACGCCGCGCGCCTGCAGGCGAGTGATCTGTTCGAACAGCATTTCGACTTCACGGGCCGTCAGCATTGCCGTTGGCTCGTCGAGGATCAACACGTGGCAATCGCCAATCAGGTTGCGGGCGATCTCCACCATTTGTTGGTGGCCGATACCCAGCTCGCCGACCAGGGTATCCGGGTCGATGGCGTCGAGGCCGACCTGAGCCATGGCCTCGATCGCCGCCCGGCGCAATTGCTTGCGACTGATCCAGCCGCCGTGGCTGGGCAGGTTGTCGAGGAACAGGTTTTCCGCCACAGACAACGTCGGTAACAGATTGAGTTCTTGCATGACCATGCGGATGCCCAGCTCTTCGGCCTGGCTGCGGCTGCCGGGGCGGTAATCCTGCCCCTGGAATTGCATCTGGCCGGTGGTCGGCGTGACCAGTCCGCCAATGATTTTCGACAGCGTACTTTTGCCGGCGCCATTCTCGCCAGTCAGCGCCAGCACTTCGCCGCGCATCAGCGTCAGGTCGATGCCGGTCAGGACAGGTTGGGCGTAGGTCTTACCGATACCGCTGACCGAGAGGACAGCGTTCGGGGCGGAAACTGACATAAAAACTCTCCATGTGCTCGCCCCAAGAGGCGAGCACCGTTGTGTCGCCAGAAAGACTACTTGGTAACCAGCTCTACCGGAGTTTCGATGACGCCGTTGGCGCCGCTATCGACTTTCTCGCCTTTGATGATTTTCAACGCGGTCTCGATACCGAACACCGCTTGCCGGGCAGCAAACTGGTCGGCGGTGGCCAGGACGCGACCGTCCTTGAGCATTGGCTTGATCGCATTGATGTTGTCATAACCGACCACTTGCACCTTGCCGGCCTTGCCTGCGGCACGTACGGCGGAAACCGCGCCGACCGCCATGCTGTCGTTGCCAGCCAACAATGCCTTGATGTTCGGGTATTCGCTGAGCATCGACGAGGCCACCTTGCCGCCCTTGTCGATTTCCCAATCGCCGGACTGCAGCGACACGACCTTGATCTGCGCCGCTTCCATCGCATCCTTGAAGCCGGCAGTGCGCTGCTGGGCATTGGTGGTGGTGGAAACGCCTTCGATGATGCCGACTTCGTCACCGGCCTTCAGTTCCTTGGCCAGGTATTCACCCACCAGACGCGCGCCTTTGCGGTTGTCCGGACCTACGAATGGAACGGTGATGTTTTTGCTTTTGACCACGGCCGGGTCCAGCTGGTTATCGATGTTGATCACGGTGATGCCGGCATCGACTGCTTTCTTGATGACCGGGACCATGGCCTTGGAGTCTGCCGGAGCGATGACCAGTGCGTTGACCTTGGACAGGATCATTTGCTCGACGATGCGCGTCTGGCCGGCCGTGTCCGTTTCGTCCTTGATGCCGTTGGAGATCAGCTCGAAGTCGCCGGAGTGGTCTTTCTGGTAGGCCTTGGCGCCGTCTTCCATGGTCAGGAAGAACTCGTTGGCCAAGGATTTCATGACCAGCGCGACTTTAGGTTTTTCAGGGGTTGCGGCGAATGCCGAAGAGACAGGCAACGCGGCGGATGCGGCAGCCAGCATAGCGACAGCGAGAAGACGTCCAGCGAATGGCAACTTCATGGGTTCACTCCGATCTTATGATTATTCTGAGCAACGCTTGCGCTGGCTCATCAATGATCAACCCATCGATGGCGACCGCGCAAACGTTTGCGTAGACCGAACTATGCGAACCCTGTCGAGATTTGTCAACGACCTGTTCTGTGTCTTCGTTGGCAAAAACCAACCCGTTTTTTTATCACGCCGTGGTGTTGACCAGACCGCCACCGCTGGAATCCTTGGCCAGTTCCTTGACCAGATTGCCGGTCACTTGCGCCAGTGCAGCGCTGGTATCGGCGATTTGCCCCTGGATCGTCATGACTGCGCTGGCCTTGGCTTCCGGGGTCGAATAATTCGCCGCCTGAGCGGCCGCCAGTTGCTGCTGCTGTTCGCGCAGTTGTTGCTGCAGTTCCTGCATGCGCTTGAGCAATACCTGCACCGCAATACTCTGACTGCTGGTTTTCTCGGATTTGCTTTCGCTCTGAGCCGCCGCGCCGCCACCGGTTCTGACCTGATTGTCGTCGCCCTGCTCTTCGCCCAACGCCTGGGCCGAGGCGTCGGATGTCGCCTCGCTCAAGTCGCTGATGGTCGCCGGGGATTTGCCCCCGATAGTGATTGCGCCTGCATTTGCAAAACCGACAGTAAACGACATGTGAACTCCTGAAAAAATAGATCCTTTAAAGGAGCATCGACCTGTGCGGGGTTTTCTTTAGCACCGATTTTCGATTTTGCAAGGCGACCTTCTCAATGAAGGTCGGTGAGCCGAACGTAAAGGCTGAACATATTCGGAAACCCGGACAGCCAGGCGCGAAGTGTCGCCAGCCACGGCAACAATATTGATAAAAATCATCAGGTTAAAAGATCACCTTCTCCAGCGTCCGACTGGTACAGATCCTGCTATTCCTCTCCACCCCCGGCGTTCAGATCTGCCTGGGGCGCTTCTAGATGAACCTGCATCCGCACCGTCTCACTACAAGAGAAAACAATAATGAAATCTGCCTTCAACACTTTTATTCCGGGCGCTTTGGCCCTGCTTATGCTTCTGCCTGTCGCCCTTCAGGCAAAAGAAGCCGAAACCCAACAGAAACTGGCGAACGTGGTGATCCTGGCCACCGGCGGCACCATTGCCGGCGCGGGCGCCAGCGCCGCCAACAGCGCCACCTATCAAGCGGCGAAAGTCGGTATCGAACAATTGATCGCAGGGGTTCCGCAACTGAGCCAATTGGCCAACGTTCGCGGCGAACAAGTCATGCAGATCGCGTCCGAAAGCATCACCAACGACAACCTGCTGCAACTGGGGCGTCGGGTGGCTGAACTGGCCGACAGCAAAGACGTCGATGGCATTGTCATCACCCACGGCACCGACACCCTGGAAGAAACCGCTTACTTCCTCAACCTGGTGGAAAAAACCGACAAGCCAATCATCGTCGTCGGCTCCATGCGCCCAGGCACCGCCATGTCGGCCGACGGCATGCTGAACCTGTACAACGCCGTCGCCGTGGCCAGCAGCAAAGACGCGCGCGGCAAAGGCGTACTGGTGACCATGAACGATGAAATCCAGTCGGGTCGCGATGTGAGCAAAATGATCAACATCAAGACCGAGGCGTTCAAAAGCGCCTGGGGCCCTTTGGGGATGGTGGTCGAAGGCAAGTCCTACTGGTTCCGTCTGCCAGCCAAGCGCCACACCATGGACTCGGAATTCGACATCAAAACCATCAAGAGCCTGCCTGACGTGGAAATTGCCTACTCCTATGGCAATGTCAGCGACACCGCCTACAAAGCCCTGGCTCAATCAGGCGCCAAAGCCATCATCCATGCCGGCACCGGTAATGGCTCGGTCTCATCCCGCGTGGTCCCTGCCCTGCAGGCCTTGCGCAAGGACGGCGTGCAAATCATTCGCTCTTCCCACGTCAACGCCGGTGGTTTCGTCCTGCGTAACGCCGAACAGCCTGACGATAAGTACGACTGGGTTGTGGCTAACGACCTGAACCCGCAAAAAGCCCGCATCCTGGCCATGGTCGCACTGACCAAGACCAACGACAGCAAAGAGCTGCAACGGATGTACTGGGAATACTGATTCACCCTCGCCCGACCTGCTCCGGTCGGGCACCGCTGTCACCACTCGCCAGCCCCGGCGAGTGGTTCACGACCCTTGCGATAAAACTCCCATCGTCCTACACCAAACGGAAAAAACCGCTGTCAGAGGATTTTCTTGAATTTTAAGCAGTTGCGAAAATGCCTACAGTTAAATACTGTATGCACGTACAGCTTAATAAGGATAACTCCGTGGCCACTACTTCCGCCCCTCCTGACGCTTACGAACGCCTGGGTATGCGCGTTCAGAAAATCATTAATTCCCCCACCGCCCAGAAAGCCAAAGCTGCGCTGATCTTCCGCCTACCGGACGAACCCGTGGATGAGTGGGAGCGCTTGCTCGAGGAAATCGACGAGAACGACAACGTCACCCTCGCCCATCGCGACGATGGCGGTGTGCAGATTTTCTGGGTTGTGCCGAAGGAAGATTGAGTCAATGAGCGTCCGCTGGCTTGCTTTACTGCTTCTGCTCATCACCCTCGGCGCCCAGGCTGGCGCTCCACGCACCTTCAACGAAGCCAAGAAAGTCGCCTGGACGCTGTACGCCCCGCAATCCACCGAGTTCTACTGCGGCTGCAAATACACCGGCAACCGCGTGGACCTCGCCGCCTGCGGTTATGTGCCACGCAAAAATGCCAAGCGCGCCTCGCGCATCGAGTGGGAACACATTGTTCCTGCCTGGCAGATCGGCCATCAGCGTCGGTGCTGGCAACAAGGCGGGCGCAAGAACTGCACGCGCTACGACTCGACGTATCAAAAAGCCGAGGCCGACCTGCATAACCTGGTACCCAGCATCGGCGAGGTGAATGGCGATCGGAGTAATTTCAGTTTTGGCTGGCTGCCCGCGCAGTCAGGTCAATATGGCTCGTGCCTGACGCAGATCGACTTCAAGGCGAAGAAGGTCATGCCCCGCCCTTCCATTCGCGGCATGATCGCCCGGACGTATTTCTACATGAGCAAGCAGTATGGCCTGCGTCTTTCGAAGCAGGATCGGCAATTGTATGAAGCCTGGAACAAGACCTATCCGGTTCAGGCCTGGGAACGCCAGCGCAACCAGAGCGTGGCGTGCGTGATGGGCCGTGGCAACGAATTTGTCGGCCCCGTCGACATGAAGGCCTGCGGCTGACCGGTTGCCGGGACTTGCTCCCAACCGATTACGCCCTCGCCGGGCGCACAAACAAAAACGCCCCGACCGAAGTCGGGGCGTTTTCATGTGCGGCTAAGGTTTAGCGCGGGAATGCTGGCGGGTTTACACCGGCCATATCTTCCATCACGCGAACTACCTGGCAGCTGTAACCGAATTCGTTGTCGTACCAGACGTACAGAACAACGCGGTTGTCGTTGCAGATGGTCGCTTCAGCGTCCACTACGCCTGCGTGGCGCGAGCCCACGAAGTCGGTGGAAACCACTTCCTGCGAGTTGACGAAATCGATTTGCTTATGCAGATCGGAGTGCAGCGCCATGTAGCGCAGGTACTCGTTCATCTCTTCACGGGTGGTGGCTTTCTCAAGGTTCAGGTTGAGAATGGCCATCGACACGTTTGGCGTCGGAACGCGAATCGCGTTACCGGTCAGCTTGCCGGCCAGTTCAGGCAGCGCCTTGGCGGCGGCAGTCGCAGCACCGGTCTCGGTGATGACCATGTTCAACGCGGCGCTACGGCCACGACGATTGCCTTTGTGGAAGTTGTCGATCAGGTTCTGGTCGTTGGTGTACGAGTGAACCGTTTCAACGTGGCCGTTGACGATGCCGAACTTGTCGTTGACAGCTTTCAGTACCGGCACGATGGCGTTGGTGGTGCAGGAAGCGGCGGAAACGATCTTGTCATCAGCGGTGATTTCACCGTGGTTGATGCCGTGAACGATGTTCTTCAGCTTGCCTTTGCCAGGCGCAGTCAGAACGACGCGATCGATACCCGGGCAGGCCAGGTGCTGGCCCAGGCCGTCGGCATCACGCCACACACCGGTGTTGTCCACCAGCAGCGCATCTTTGATGCCGTACTGGGTGTAGTCCACTTCAGTCGGGTTCTTCGCGTAGATAACCTGGATCAGGTTGCCGTTGGCGGTGATGGTGTTGTTGGCTTCATCAATGGTGATGGTGCCGTTGAACGAACCGTGCACCGAGTCGCGACGCAGCAGGCTGGCACGCTTGACCAGATCGTTCTCGGCGCCCTTGCGGACAACGATGGCGCGCAGACGCAGGCCGTCGCCACCACCGGTTTTCTCGATCAGGATGCGCGCCAGCAGACGACCGATACGACCGAAGCCGTACAGGACAACGTCGGTGCCGGTACGACCGGAACCATTCTGCTTGCCGACCACATCAGCCAGCTCGTCACGGACGAACGCTTCAGCGGTACGGCCATTGCCTTCGGCCTTGAACTTGACGGCCAACTTGCCCAGATCTACCGAAGCAGCGCCGAGCTTGAGCTCGCTCATTGCCTTGAGCAGCGGGAA includes these proteins:
- a CDS encoding sugar ABC transporter ATP-binding protein, with the protein product MSVSAPNAVLSVSGIGKTYAQPVLTGIDLTLMRGEVLALTGENGAGKSTLSKIIGGLVTPTTGQMQFQGQDYRPGSRSQAEELGIRMVMQELNLLPTLSVAENLFLDNLPSHGGWISRKQLRRAAIEAMAQVGLDAIDPDTLVGELGIGHQQMVEIARNLIGDCHVLILDEPTAMLTAREVEMLFEQITRLQARGVSIIYISHRLEELARVAQRIAVLRDGNLVCVEPMANYNSEQLVTLMVGRELGEHIDMGPRNIGAPALTVKGLTRSDKVRDVSFEVRAGEIFGISGLIGAGRTELLRLIFGADTADSGTVALGSPAQVVNIRSPADAVGHGIALITEDRKGEGLLLTQSISANIALGNMPVISSGGFVNNGDEMSLAQRQIDAMRIRSSSPTQLVSELSGGNQQKVVIGRWLERDCTVMLFDEPTRGIDVGAKFDIYTLLGELTRQGKALVVVSSDLRELMLICDRIGVLSAGRLIETFERDSWTQDDLLAAAFAGYQKRDALLNEAAPRDLP
- a CDS encoding sugar ABC transporter substrate-binding protein, yielding MKLPFAGRLLAVAMLAAASAALPVSSAFAATPEKPKVALVMKSLANEFFLTMEDGAKAYQKDHSGDFELISNGIKDETDTAGQTRIVEQMILSKVNALVIAPADSKAMVPVIKKAVDAGITVINIDNQLDPAVVKSKNITVPFVGPDNRKGARLVGEYLAKELKAGDEVGIIEGVSTTTNAQQRTAGFKDAMEAAQIKVVSLQSGDWEIDKGGKVASSMLSEYPNIKALLAGNDSMAVGAVSAVRAAGKAGKVQVVGYDNINAIKPMLKDGRVLATADQFAARQAVFGIETALKIIKGEKVDSGANGVIETPVELVTK
- a CDS encoding asparaginase, which codes for MKSAFNTFIPGALALLMLLPVALQAKEAETQQKLANVVILATGGTIAGAGASAANSATYQAAKVGIEQLIAGVPQLSQLANVRGEQVMQIASESITNDNLLQLGRRVAELADSKDVDGIVITHGTDTLEETAYFLNLVEKTDKPIIVVGSMRPGTAMSADGMLNLYNAVAVASSKDARGKGVLVTMNDEIQSGRDVSKMINIKTEAFKSAWGPLGMVVEGKSYWFRLPAKRHTMDSEFDIKTIKSLPDVEIAYSYGNVSDTAYKALAQSGAKAIIHAGTGNGSVSSRVVPALQALRKDGVQIIRSSHVNAGGFVLRNAEQPDDKYDWVVANDLNPQKARILAMVALTKTNDSKELQRMYWEY
- a CDS encoding DUF1654 domain-containing protein — encoded protein: MPTVKYCMHVQLNKDNSVATTSAPPDAYERLGMRVQKIINSPTAQKAKAALIFRLPDEPVDEWERLLEEIDENDNVTLAHRDDGGVQIFWVVPKED
- a CDS encoding endonuclease I family protein translates to MSVRWLALLLLLITLGAQAGAPRTFNEAKKVAWTLYAPQSTEFYCGCKYTGNRVDLAACGYVPRKNAKRASRIEWEHIVPAWQIGHQRRCWQQGGRKNCTRYDSTYQKAEADLHNLVPSIGEVNGDRSNFSFGWLPAQSGQYGSCLTQIDFKAKKVMPRPSIRGMIARTYFYMSKQYGLRLSKQDRQLYEAWNKTYPVQAWERQRNQSVACVMGRGNEFVGPVDMKACG
- a CDS encoding glyceraldehyde-3-phosphate dehydrogenase; this translates as MWKVPVTQKPDQCLGEWIDREALAEAMIPLIGQLYRNNNVVSSIYGRSLINQSVIAILKAHRFARHRQSDDSELSVHETFPLLKAMSELKLGAASVDLGKLAVKFKAEGNGRTAEAFVRDELADVVGKQNGSGRTGTDVVLYGFGRIGRLLARILIEKTGGGDGLRLRAIVVRKGAENDLVKRASLLRRDSVHGSFNGTITIDEANNTITANGNLIQVIYAKNPTEVDYTQYGIKDALLVDNTGVWRDADGLGQHLACPGIDRVVLTAPGKGKLKNIVHGINHGEITADDKIVSAASCTTNAIVPVLKAVNDKFGIVNGHVETVHSYTNDQNLIDNFHKGNRRGRSAALNMVITETGAATAAAKALPELAGKLTGNAIRVPTPNVSMAILNLNLEKATTREEMNEYLRYMALHSDLHKQIDFVNSQEVVSTDFVGSRHAGVVDAEATICNDNRVVLYVWYDNEFGYSCQVVRVMEDMAGVNPPAFPR